A stretch of DNA from Anaerobacillus isosaccharinicus:
ACAGATAGATGAGGAAATCGTCAGATTAGCTATTGAGGAAAATGGATTATCGTGAAACGCGGGATACTAGTATTTGACCACCATCAGGGGGAATGGCGAGTATGGATTGGGCAGCAACCTTACTGGATAGAACAAGGTTACACGTTTGAACTTCGGATTAAGAACAGGCATTTTCATGCTTATTTAGAAAAGGATTTTGATTGGTTCGTAACTCTAGATCAGGAGGTAAGGTTTGTCCTGCATACTTATGAGGTTTACAAAATACGGCTAATACTACAGGATTATATTCGCATCGATGCCTCTTTATAGAGGCTTCTTTTTTCCGAAAAAAGCCGGTATATTTTGAAAGGAAATTTGCATATACCGAAATAAAGTGAAAAAAATAGCACATTATTTCAGATTTTCTCCTGGATTAAAGTGAAAATGGGAGTCCGGAATAATGTGCCCGTTTACATTATATTCTAAAATAGTTTCTACTAAGATGAATACATTACCATAATAGACTCTCGGAATAAATGATGAGTTTATCGAAGATTTGTAAAAAATTTACTGGGAATTTCATTAACAGGACAGCAAAGTGATGTGTTTTCATAGTGT
This window harbors:
- a CDS encoding DUF5348 domain-containing protein, which encodes MKRGILVFDHHQGEWRVWIGQQPYWIEQGYTFELRIKNRHFHAYLEKDFDWFVTLDQEVRFVLHTYEVYKIRLILQDYIRIDASL